From a region of the Microterricola gilva genome:
- the soxR gene encoding redox-sensitive transcriptional activator SoxR — translation MTDTPTSADLLPIGQIARRAGVPVSTVRYYESIGLLPAVRSAGNTRQFPRHVLRRIAFIQVSVRYGVTLGEVAELLATLPSDHPPTRADWARISASWSEHLARQQAILARMQEELTGCIGCGCLSQTRCAVVNSRDRLGDDGPGPRRVLGF, via the coding sequence GTGACGGACACCCCCACGTCAGCCGACCTCCTGCCCATCGGGCAGATCGCACGGAGGGCCGGGGTTCCGGTGTCGACGGTGCGCTACTACGAGTCCATCGGGCTCCTGCCCGCGGTGCGTTCGGCCGGCAACACGCGCCAGTTCCCCCGGCACGTGCTGCGCCGCATCGCCTTCATTCAGGTGTCGGTGCGCTACGGGGTCACGCTCGGCGAGGTCGCCGAGCTCCTCGCGACCCTGCCGAGCGATCACCCGCCGACCCGGGCCGACTGGGCGCGCATCTCTGCCTCGTGGTCTGAGCATCTCGCGCGTCAGCAGGCGATCCTGGCGCGCATGCAGGAGGAGCTGACCGGCTGCATCGGATGCGGCTGCCTCTCGCAGACGCGCTGCGCCGTCGTGAACTCCCGCGACAGGCTCGGCGACGACGGCCCTGGACCCCGACGCGTGCTCGGGTTCTGA
- a CDS encoding LacI family DNA-binding transcriptional regulator: MTDAAAPHPRPTLADVAAHAGVSPSTASLAFSGSGPVSEATRERVLESARQLNYAGPDPRAQSLRRGRSGIVGVVLEERVRAAFLDPVKIQMLDGISDGIASIGAGLLLLTDTGDGAVNVGNAPVDAVALIGCSPRLAHSVAQLRQRGIPMVAIEGHAGDDIIEISIDNEDATRRGAEHLRALGHSRVALVTLPLDPDRRDGPLSPEREAASTSATTSERIAGARAVFPEIGGVVATASDVEAGRLAALMLLADPETRPTAVIAQSDLLAAGVIRAAEELGLSVPGDVSVLGFDGVQVDGLAPYDLTTLVQPSAAKGRAAGEALVQMLAGEHPRDRCFSSVFHQGNTTAAPRALAAR, from the coding sequence ATGACGGATGCCGCGGCACCCCATCCCCGACCGACCCTCGCCGACGTCGCCGCCCACGCCGGCGTCTCGCCGTCGACCGCCTCCCTCGCCTTCAGTGGCTCCGGCCCGGTCTCCGAGGCCACCCGCGAACGAGTGCTGGAGTCGGCGCGCCAACTCAACTACGCCGGGCCCGACCCCCGCGCCCAATCGCTGCGCCGCGGCCGCTCCGGAATCGTCGGCGTCGTGCTCGAGGAACGGGTGCGCGCCGCCTTCCTCGACCCGGTGAAGATCCAGATGCTCGACGGCATCTCCGACGGCATCGCCTCGATCGGTGCCGGCCTGCTGCTGCTCACCGATACCGGCGACGGCGCCGTGAACGTCGGCAACGCCCCCGTCGACGCCGTCGCGCTGATCGGCTGCAGCCCGCGGCTCGCCCACTCCGTCGCGCAACTGCGCCAGCGCGGCATCCCGATGGTCGCCATCGAGGGGCACGCGGGCGACGACATCATCGAGATCTCGATCGACAACGAGGATGCCACGCGCCGCGGTGCCGAGCACCTGCGCGCGCTCGGCCACAGCCGGGTCGCTCTCGTGACCCTGCCGCTGGACCCGGACCGCCGCGACGGGCCGCTCAGCCCGGAGCGGGAGGCCGCGAGCACCTCCGCCACGACGAGCGAGCGCATCGCTGGCGCGCGCGCCGTCTTCCCCGAAATCGGGGGAGTGGTTGCGACGGCGAGCGACGTCGAGGCGGGGCGACTGGCGGCGCTCATGCTCCTCGCCGATCCGGAGACCCGGCCGACCGCGGTGATCGCGCAGAGCGATCTGCTCGCGGCCGGAGTGATCAGGGCGGCGGAGGAACTCGGCCTCAGCGTTCCCGGCGACGTCAGCGTGCTCGGCTTCGACGGCGTGCAGGTCGACGGCCTCGCGCCCTACGACCTGACGACGCTCGTGCAGCCGTCAGCGGCCAAGGGGCGCGCGGCCGGCGAGGCGCTCGTGCAGATGCTGGCAGGCGAGCACCCGCGTGACCGCTGCTTCAGCAGCGTCTTCCACCAGGGCAACACCACCGCCGCGCCCCGGGCACTCGCCGCACGCTGA